The Bacteroidia bacterium genome includes a region encoding these proteins:
- a CDS encoding adenylate/guanylate cyclase domain-containing protein has product MTERNTRLLAAIMFTDIQGYTALMQDNEAAAIRLRDRHREVMDIYHKKHKGKIVQYYGDGSLSIFNSCVEAVKCAISIQKDLQHAEPNVPLRIGIHLGDIIEREDDIIGNGVNMASRVESLSVPGSVMISRKVADEITNQSGIQLKSMGFFSFKNVNTPTEVLAVDEEGLKVPEGKLLDGKFTKRKASDKPSIQNLPNWVKYVGGIALLSILVPIVMLLFSPSSAQGETFSLFDETGAEFLLPKVSSSDIKSLYTTPFKNSDNQDADDWLSLGIPYALSLDLSQDSRIFNEFGQVAVDASLNRSLNEARTADCDYLIQGSFRKTDKGYELKTEVYNTSDGTLLEEKNYKGKVLFDLLDDVSLELKKSFKLKKGDANIVDLNLRSYFTPSEEAFEKLCKGLLYKRENSGAFNDIHDLLESAVNIDSSFAWGHYVLSDFHNTHRINRQVADKHIALAMKYREELPLNQNIQIRLLNYRIKEQQKESLTLANFLHKSRPTDANLLLNLINEYFRQGKYEEAIKEIGEYRALKGAPNALLDLLSQSLIRLDRVDDAIQQLELVLNRNSMFAEALLWLGKAHLANKDFEKAQEILEELNVLKPNQIEVLNLQNHISFMLDSADIFSEDYYESLTGTYWAAGISKRSSHEIFLENGQLYYQFEGSENREGMYPLSRSIFFSVNNNEGQIIQSRHFFIKNNMGTYDRMLIDERGDLSGYMNFEIDKDILRGMDVFEKGDYEAAETQFQASIEAHPNHNFLSYYLKHLDFRKDSIYSTLSDDWKAFEGIYFTQTHQYKIFLKKSELYIQSESNLSYNDPVLLLALDETTFLDSHKLTYRIQFQKEAGKNIRLEFINGQKGSIIAKRLR; this is encoded by the coding sequence ATGACTGAACGTAATACGCGCCTGTTAGCCGCCATCATGTTTACGGATATACAGGGTTATACTGCTTTGATGCAGGATAACGAAGCGGCAGCTATTCGCCTCAGAGACAGGCACAGGGAGGTAATGGACATCTATCACAAAAAGCACAAAGGAAAGATCGTACAGTATTATGGAGATGGTAGTCTGAGTATCTTCAATAGCTGTGTAGAAGCAGTTAAGTGTGCAATTTCCATTCAAAAAGACTTACAGCATGCCGAGCCCAATGTCCCCCTGAGAATCGGGATTCATTTGGGAGATATCATTGAAAGAGAAGATGATATCATCGGGAATGGAGTAAATATGGCGTCTCGGGTTGAAAGCCTTTCTGTTCCGGGTTCTGTTATGATTTCGAGGAAAGTAGCTGATGAGATCACCAATCAGTCCGGGATACAGTTGAAGTCCATGGGTTTCTTCAGCTTCAAGAATGTAAATACGCCTACAGAAGTACTGGCAGTCGATGAAGAAGGCCTCAAGGTGCCTGAAGGGAAATTGCTTGATGGAAAATTTACCAAGCGGAAAGCGAGCGATAAACCCTCTATTCAAAATCTGCCAAACTGGGTCAAATATGTGGGAGGAATTGCCTTGTTAAGCATCCTGGTTCCTATTGTGATGCTGCTATTCAGTCCCTCAAGCGCCCAAGGTGAAACTTTTAGCCTTTTTGACGAAACAGGGGCAGAGTTTCTGCTTCCCAAAGTTAGTTCTTCTGATATTAAAAGCCTTTACACTACTCCTTTCAAAAATTCCGATAATCAGGATGCAGATGATTGGCTGAGTTTGGGCATTCCCTATGCCCTTAGCCTGGACCTGAGTCAGGATTCCCGAATTTTCAATGAATTTGGGCAAGTTGCTGTTGATGCCAGTTTGAACAGAAGTCTCAATGAAGCAAGAACTGCCGATTGTGATTACCTGATCCAGGGCTCCTTCCGGAAAACCGATAAAGGATATGAATTGAAAACGGAGGTCTACAATACCTCTGATGGAACCTTATTGGAAGAGAAGAACTATAAAGGGAAAGTCCTCTTTGACTTGTTGGATGACGTGTCTCTTGAGCTAAAGAAATCCTTTAAGCTAAAAAAGGGTGATGCCAATATCGTTGACCTCAATCTAAGAAGCTATTTCACCCCATCAGAAGAAGCTTTTGAGAAATTGTGTAAAGGACTTCTTTACAAAAGAGAAAATTCCGGAGCATTCAATGATATTCATGATTTGCTGGAATCCGCAGTTAATATAGACTCCAGCTTTGCCTGGGGACACTATGTCCTGAGTGATTTTCATAATACGCACAGAATCAATCGGCAAGTTGCGGATAAGCATATAGCCCTTGCTATGAAATACCGGGAGGAACTTCCTCTCAATCAGAATATCCAGATTCGCCTCTTGAATTATCGCATAAAGGAACAGCAAAAAGAGTCTTTGACTTTGGCCAATTTCCTGCATAAATCCAGGCCTACGGATGCAAATCTCCTGCTCAATTTGATCAATGAGTATTTCCGACAAGGCAAATATGAAGAAGCGATCAAAGAAATTGGCGAATACAGAGCCCTGAAAGGAGCACCCAATGCCTTACTCGATCTTCTTTCACAAAGCCTGATTCGACTTGATCGAGTGGATGACGCAATCCAGCAATTGGAGTTGGTATTGAATCGGAATTCCATGTTCGCGGAAGCTTTACTTTGGTTGGGGAAAGCCCATTTAGCCAATAAAGATTTTGAGAAAGCACAGGAAATTCTTGAAGAGTTAAATGTCCTCAAACCGAATCAAATCGAAGTGCTGAATCTTCAAAATCACATAAGTTTCATGCTGGATTCGGCAGATATTTTTTCGGAAGACTATTATGAATCCCTGACGGGAACTTATTGGGCCGCAGGGATTAGTAAGCGCTCCTCACATGAGATTTTTCTGGAAAACGGCCAACTCTACTATCAATTTGAGGGTTCTGAAAACAGGGAAGGAATGTATCCCTTAAGTAGGTCAATATTTTTTAGTGTAAATAATAATGAAGGGCAAATCATACAGTCCCGGCATTTCTTCATCAAGAATAATATGGGGACTTATGACCGTATGTTGATTGATGAAAGAGGGGACTTGTCGGGATATATGAACTTTGAGATTGATAAAGATATTCTGAGGGGAATGGATGTTTTTGAAAAGGGAGATTATGAAGCCGCTGAAACGCAATTTCAAGCCTCTATAGAAGCACACCCCAATCATAACTTCCTATCCTATTATCTGAAACACCTCGACTTTCGCAAGGACAGCATCTACTCTACCCTCTCCGATGATTGGAAGGCCTTTGAAGGCATTTATTTTACCCAAACCCATCAATACAAGATCTTTTTAAAAAAATCAGAGCTTTACATTCAGTCTGAGAGTAATTTGAGCTATAATGACCCCGTTTTGCTGCTTGCTCTGGATGAAACTACTTTTTTAGATAGTCATAAGCTTACCTACCGCATTCAATTTCAAAAAGAAGCCGGTAAAAATATCCGGCTGGAATTTATCAATGGTCAAAAAGGAAGTATAATTGCCAAACGCCTGCGATAG
- a CDS encoding NAD(P)H-dependent oxidoreductase, which yields MFKIAIVSGSARLGRQTPKAVSFLAQQIKKRDEPTQVQILDVKEYNFPVMEERLGRNPNPPDRLEEFGQHLMEADALVFASPEYNGSFSGALKNTLDYFRKEYAKKPIGIMTVSAGKFSGVNASHDLQKYVLALGGFPLPRKLMIGGVGNLFDDEGNLLDEKQLGSFDKFVEELLWLTDAIVRKKEGEKT from the coding sequence ATGTTTAAAATTGCCATTGTTTCTGGTTCCGCCAGATTGGGGAGGCAAACTCCCAAAGCTGTTTCTTTCCTTGCTCAGCAAATCAAGAAGCGCGATGAGCCTACTCAGGTGCAAATTCTGGATGTGAAGGAATACAATTTTCCTGTTATGGAAGAAAGATTGGGGAGAAATCCCAATCCTCCCGATCGCCTCGAAGAATTTGGTCAGCATCTTATGGAAGCTGACGCTCTGGTATTTGCCTCGCCTGAATATAATGGGAGTTTCTCTGGAGCGCTGAAAAATACCCTGGACTATTTTCGGAAAGAGTATGCAAAAAAACCCATTGGCATCATGACCGTTTCTGCCGGTAAGTTCTCGGGTGTAAATGCTTCTCACGATTTGCAAAAGTATGTATTGGCTCTTGGAGGATTTCCTTTGCCTCGCAAATTGATGATCGGAGGAGTGGGAAATCTCTTTGATGATGAGGGGAATTTATTGGATGAAAAGCAGCTTGGGAGCTTCGATAAATTCGTAGAAGAACTCCTTTGGTTGACAGATGCAATTGTACGTAAAAAAGAAGGGGAAAAGACCTAA
- a CDS encoding helix-turn-helix transcriptional regulator, with amino-acid sequence MLKYRLLLLSFLFFSYSSQAQFLIEGTVRADSSWEKVVYLSLIPSLEDMHTVSLDMIAMQTPLDAEGHFRFQGDYLPKGDQLYRVHISKKGDPPSTIIIGGNDHNHFFLIGNPQLSCELSAPSDSSLWGKLLFNSCYVNSGLLQVDQILAEYEANASYDFSLGREYLKIARDEKLRHLADSTQNLLLALYALSQTHAEAHYLENPDYYHTFFERWGEVENAYLDDFRSSIQYRMVAQNPAFSQWLMSFCFLLIGLLFWPLYHWLKNFSKDGRQHLLQELSLQERKVFGLIREGKSNKEISEKLHIELTTVKSHVRNVYGKLKVNSRKEVVDFPLK; translated from the coding sequence ATGTTAAAATACAGACTACTGCTTCTGAGCTTTCTGTTTTTTTCTTACTCTTCCCAAGCGCAGTTCCTCATTGAAGGGACTGTGCGTGCTGATAGTAGCTGGGAGAAGGTTGTTTATTTATCGCTTATTCCCAGTTTGGAAGATATGCATACAGTATCCCTGGATATGATTGCAATGCAGACCCCTCTGGATGCTGAAGGGCATTTTCGCTTTCAGGGAGATTATTTACCAAAAGGAGACCAGCTGTACCGGGTTCATATCAGCAAAAAGGGAGACCCACCTTCCACCATCATTATAGGGGGGAATGATCATAACCATTTTTTCCTGATTGGCAATCCGCAATTGTCCTGTGAGCTTTCAGCTCCTTCAGATAGTAGTTTATGGGGCAAACTTCTCTTCAATTCCTGCTATGTAAATTCCGGTCTGCTTCAGGTGGACCAAATCCTCGCGGAATACGAAGCCAATGCCTCCTACGATTTTTCTTTAGGGAGGGAATATTTAAAAATAGCTCGAGACGAAAAACTCAGGCATTTGGCAGATAGCACCCAAAACCTCCTGCTGGCCTTATATGCCCTTTCTCAAACCCATGCAGAAGCTCACTATCTGGAGAATCCTGATTATTATCATACTTTCTTCGAAAGATGGGGAGAAGTTGAAAATGCTTATCTGGATGATTTTCGTTCGTCCATCCAATATCGAATGGTCGCTCAGAATCCCGCATTCTCTCAATGGCTAATGTCCTTCTGTTTTCTGCTAATCGGATTATTATTCTGGCCGCTTTATCACTGGCTGAAGAATTTCAGTAAAGATGGCCGCCAGCATTTGCTTCAGGAATTGAGTTTGCAGGAACGAAAAGTATTCGGACTGATCAGAGAAGGGAAATCCAATAAAGAAATCTCCGAAAAGTTACACATTGAATTAACGACCGTTAAATCTCATGTGCGTAATGTATATGGGAAGCTTAAGGTGAATTCACGCAAAGAGGTAGTAGATTTTCCTCTAAAATAA
- a CDS encoding glucose 1-dehydrogenase: MSDLFKLTNKVAIVTGGAKGIGAAISRLFAQQEAIVHFIDLDVEAGEKLEGEIRETGGKAWFHRLDLTEHHKTGVLFDEIYQRSGSLDILVNNAAIAHIGTAESTEPEDMDRIYQVNVKSVYSCLHFGIPLMKASGGGAILNMASVASVLGLSDRFAYSMSKGAVYTMTFSVAKDYLEDKIRCNAIGPARVHTPFVDGYLKQNFPGQEAEMFEKFSKTQPIGRMGKPEEIAALATYLCSDAAAFVTGSFYPIDGGFLNLNS, encoded by the coding sequence ATGAGTGATTTATTTAAACTGACAAATAAAGTCGCCATTGTTACCGGCGGTGCCAAAGGTATCGGAGCTGCTATTTCACGGCTTTTTGCTCAACAAGAAGCGATTGTTCATTTTATTGATCTGGATGTAGAGGCAGGAGAAAAGTTGGAAGGAGAAATCAGGGAGACTGGTGGGAAGGCCTGGTTTCACAGACTGGACCTTACAGAACATCATAAGACAGGCGTCTTATTCGATGAAATATATCAGCGGTCGGGAAGTTTGGATATTCTGGTCAATAATGCGGCTATCGCACATATTGGAACGGCAGAAAGTACGGAGCCAGAGGATATGGATCGAATCTATCAGGTAAATGTAAAGAGTGTCTATAGCTGCCTTCATTTTGGTATTCCCCTCATGAAAGCTTCAGGAGGGGGAGCTATTCTCAACATGGCTTCTGTTGCATCCGTTTTAGGGCTCTCGGACAGGTTCGCTTATTCTATGAGCAAAGGCGCGGTTTACACCATGACTTTCTCCGTTGCCAAAGATTATCTTGAAGATAAGATTCGCTGCAATGCCATCGGTCCTGCCCGTGTACATACACCCTTTGTAGATGGCTATCTCAAGCAGAACTTTCCGGGACAGGAAGCAGAAATGTTTGAAAAGTTCTCCAAAACGCAGCCTATAGGCAGAATGGGGAAACCAGAAGAGATTGCAGCCCTTGCCACTTACCTTTGTTCTGATGCTGCAGCTTTTGTAACCGGAAGTTTTTATCCGATTGACGGAGGATTCTTGAATTTGAATTCTTAA
- a CDS encoding fumarylacetoacetate hydrolase family protein, whose protein sequence is MKLIRFGQKGAEKPAVYIDGKRWDCSPHFEDWNRDFFQQGGMQELASLLASGKKLTEVSAEERWGAPIARPGMIMCIGLNYSDHAKESGMEIPKEPIIFMKASNTLAGPFDEVIIPKNSDKTDWEVELGVILGKDIYQLANEEEAEAAIAGYCVVNDISERHFQIERGGQWTKGKSCPGFSPCGPYMLSKDETSDVNSLQMSLDVNGQRMQSGNTNKMIFNPAYSLWYLSQFMLLEAGDLISTGTPPGVGLGMNPPTYLKGGDIVELEIEGLGKQKQTFVKQPG, encoded by the coding sequence ATGAAACTTATCAGATTTGGCCAGAAAGGTGCCGAAAAACCTGCCGTATATATCGATGGAAAACGCTGGGACTGCTCTCCTCATTTTGAGGATTGGAACAGAGACTTTTTCCAACAAGGAGGAATGCAAGAGCTTGCAAGCCTACTTGCTTCCGGCAAAAAATTAACTGAGGTATCTGCCGAGGAAAGATGGGGAGCGCCTATCGCAAGACCGGGGATGATTATGTGTATCGGATTGAATTATTCTGATCATGCGAAGGAGTCAGGGATGGAAATACCGAAAGAGCCCATCATATTCATGAAAGCCAGTAATACCCTAGCAGGTCCTTTTGATGAAGTGATCATACCCAAAAACAGTGATAAAACAGATTGGGAGGTAGAATTGGGGGTAATTTTAGGAAAAGATATCTATCAGCTGGCCAATGAAGAAGAGGCAGAAGCTGCAATTGCCGGATATTGTGTAGTCAATGATATCTCAGAGCGTCATTTCCAGATAGAAAGGGGAGGGCAGTGGACCAAAGGAAAATCTTGTCCCGGCTTTAGTCCCTGCGGACCTTATATGCTTAGCAAAGATGAAACCTCAGATGTAAACTCCCTTCAAATGAGTCTGGATGTGAATGGCCAGCGTATGCAGAGCGGCAATACAAATAAAATGATTTTCAATCCTGCATATAGCCTCTGGTACCTATCTCAATTCATGCTACTGGAAGCCGGAGATCTGATCTCCACAGGAACACCTCCCGGAGTAGGTCTGGGTATGAATCCTCCGACTTACCTGAAAGGAGGAGATATCGTTGAATTGGAAATAGAGGGACTTGGAAAACAGAAGCAGACCTTTGTTAAGCAGCCGGGATGA
- a CDS encoding alpha/beta hydrolase, which translates to MNRILRYTLIFLAISLNACESDIVLVGERADQLFWLEHKGAQMPVWVEGNPVNNTMIIVLHGGPGGNSLVYNDLLKVMSDGLEENYLVAYWDQRSSGNARGNYDKEAVSLNQMREDLDLVVDLMKDQYGAGLKVFLFGHSWGGYLGNYYLLSKLSQNKITGWIDVDGAHNIRKLTLDGLELMEEISERQIQANSEYKEDWEEILDFVQNFDTTNLDETDRFLEVNAKAGAAEVLAFRDDLIEATIPDLEGLWQHIAGANHPLTGLTNSYQIARTQILDEAIALPLTNELDKIKIPTLLLWGKYDFVVPPSLGEEMLDKLGTPDDRKSLIIYENSGHSPMDGDAEAFTQEVIDFVEIYRQQ; encoded by the coding sequence ATGAATCGAATCTTGAGATATACCCTGATATTCCTGGCAATCAGTCTCAATGCCTGTGAAAGTGATATAGTTCTGGTCGGAGAAAGGGCAGATCAACTTTTTTGGTTAGAACATAAAGGAGCTCAAATGCCCGTATGGGTAGAGGGAAATCCTGTGAACAATACCATGATTATCGTTTTACATGGCGGTCCGGGAGGAAATTCCCTGGTTTACAATGATCTCTTGAAAGTAATGTCAGATGGATTGGAGGAAAATTATCTAGTGGCCTATTGGGATCAACGTTCTTCTGGTAATGCAAGAGGAAATTATGATAAAGAAGCGGTTTCTCTCAACCAGATGCGCGAGGACCTGGATTTGGTCGTCGATCTTATGAAAGATCAATATGGAGCAGGACTGAAGGTATTTCTATTTGGACACAGTTGGGGAGGATATTTGGGGAATTACTACCTCCTGAGCAAATTGAGTCAAAATAAAATCACGGGCTGGATCGATGTAGATGGGGCTCATAATATCCGTAAACTGACCCTGGATGGTCTCGAATTGATGGAAGAAATTTCAGAAAGACAGATACAGGCGAATAGTGAGTATAAAGAAGATTGGGAAGAAATTCTGGATTTTGTCCAAAACTTTGATACGACAAACCTGGACGAAACGGATCGTTTCCTGGAAGTCAATGCCAAGGCAGGAGCTGCAGAAGTGCTGGCTTTTCGTGATGATCTCATAGAAGCCACTATTCCTGATCTGGAAGGACTCTGGCAGCATATAGCTGGAGCTAATCATCCCCTTACGGGCCTTACCAATTCCTACCAAATCGCGCGTACTCAGATTTTGGACGAAGCGATAGCTCTTCCTCTGACAAATGAATTGGATAAGATAAAGATTCCGACTTTGCTACTTTGGGGGAAATATGACTTTGTGGTACCTCCCAGCCTTGGAGAAGAAATGCTGGATAAATTAGGGACACCAGATGACCGCAAATCGCTCATTATCTATGAAAATTCCGGACATTCGCCTATGGATGGAGATGCAGAAGCCTTTACTCAGGAAGTCATAGATTTTGTTGAGATTTATCGTCAACAGTAA